From a single Bacillus gobiensis genomic region:
- a CDS encoding dipeptidase — translation MKVADTHCDVLYRLYQNRSLRFSDSPELQTNISRLKEGNVWLQFFAVFVEPEVKSDEKFQVALDQINLFHTEVLANNPTMKKIDCWADIDRLQDNQIGAVLTLEGADAFGNDLTKLRTLYQLGVRSVGLTWNHANLCADGADEPRGAGLTELGKEVVRLNNEYSVLTDVSHLCEKAFWDVMEIADFPIASHSNSKTICNHQRNLTDQQAQSIFEKNGFISVVYYPPFVKEDEKADISDVMKHIDHFCSLGGVDQICFGSDFDGISAFVEGLEDASCYQHLINELLKHYKEDEVKGFAYQNLLNHRPGYRK, via the coding sequence TTGAAAGTAGCAGACACACATTGTGATGTTTTATATCGATTATATCAAAATAGGTCACTAAGATTTTCTGATTCTCCGGAACTTCAAACAAATATCAGCAGGTTAAAGGAAGGAAATGTCTGGTTACAGTTTTTTGCTGTCTTCGTGGAGCCTGAAGTGAAATCGGATGAAAAATTCCAAGTTGCTTTAGATCAGATCAATCTTTTTCATACAGAGGTTTTAGCGAACAATCCGACAATGAAAAAAATCGATTGCTGGGCAGATATTGACCGGCTGCAAGACAATCAAATAGGAGCCGTTCTCACTTTAGAGGGAGCTGATGCTTTTGGCAACGATCTTACCAAATTAAGAACCCTTTACCAATTAGGGGTAAGGTCTGTCGGATTAACATGGAATCATGCCAATCTGTGCGCAGATGGAGCTGATGAGCCGAGAGGAGCAGGACTAACTGAGCTTGGGAAGGAAGTCGTCCGATTAAATAATGAATACAGTGTATTGACTGATGTTTCGCATCTATGCGAGAAAGCATTTTGGGATGTGATGGAAATTGCCGACTTTCCAATTGCAAGCCATTCAAATTCAAAGACAATTTGTAACCACCAAAGAAACCTTACTGATCAACAGGCACAGAGCATTTTTGAAAAGAATGGCTTCATTAGTGTCGTTTATTACCCGCCTTTCGTTAAAGAAGACGAAAAGGCAGACATATCTGATGTAATGAAACACATTGACCATTTTTGCAGTCTCGGCGGAGTCGATCAAATTTGCTTTGGCTCGGACTTCGATGGGATCTCAGCATTTGTCGAAGGCTTAGAGGACGCTTCTTGCTATCAACATTTAATTAATGAACTTCTCAAACATTATAAAGAAGATGAAGTGAAGGGTTTTGCTTACCAAAATCTTTTAAATCACCGGCCGGGGTACAGAAAATAA
- a CDS encoding YbxH family protein: protein MGAIERNGYTFEPEYSVIKQNGAIHVYHHGKFVEEIQFEFNSDFPDHDQIEELVNHYCFKHNI from the coding sequence ATGGGCGCCATTGAACGTAATGGCTATACGTTTGAACCAGAGTATAGTGTAATCAAACAAAATGGAGCCATTCATGTGTATCATCATGGAAAGTTTGTCGAGGAGATTCAATTTGAATTCAATAGTGATTTTCCTGACCATGATCAAATAGAAGAATTGGTGAACCATTATTGTTTTAAACATAACATATAG
- a CDS encoding MFS transporter, which yields MTGFICICTETIPAGLLPYISQGLNITNGMAGQLVTSYAIGSIVAAIPFAMFTGGVRRRPLLLVIITGFFIFNTITALSSSYALTLIARFFAGVAAGAAWGMIAGYARRMVPDALRGRALAVAMVGTPIALTFGVPIGTLLGDLIGWRGVFGLMSLLTLVLIVWVLWKVPDYPGQPAGQRMTVGQVFVLPGIRPILMVVLFWMLAHNILYTYIAPFLEPSGLGERVDLVLLVFGLAALVSIWIVGLLIDRKLRILVLLSLLGFALVSVALWAGATTASVVYASVALWGLTFGGAATLLQTALADASGEEGVDIVMPINTTVWNLAIAGGGIAGGILLELVGVQAFPGVLVILLLLALIIAWSAKSYGFPRKQ from the coding sequence ATGACAGGTTTTATTTGTATTTGTACAGAAACCATTCCAGCCGGTTTACTACCGTATATCTCGCAAGGACTGAATATTACAAATGGAATGGCTGGTCAGCTCGTAACTTCTTATGCTATTGGTTCAATTGTAGCGGCAATTCCATTCGCCATGTTTACCGGAGGGGTGCGACGACGTCCGCTTCTGCTTGTCATCATTACGGGATTTTTCATATTTAACACGATTACCGCCCTGTCAAGCAGCTATGCTTTGACGCTAATCGCTCGATTTTTCGCCGGTGTAGCTGCCGGTGCTGCTTGGGGGATGATTGCCGGTTATGCACGGCGTATGGTACCGGATGCATTAAGAGGGCGTGCCTTGGCTGTCGCAATGGTAGGAACGCCGATTGCTCTCACATTCGGAGTGCCGATCGGCACCTTGCTCGGTGACCTGATCGGATGGCGCGGAGTATTCGGACTCATGTCTCTTCTGACTCTTGTTTTAATTGTATGGGTGCTGTGGAAGGTGCCGGATTATCCTGGGCAGCCTGCAGGTCAAAGAATGACCGTCGGTCAGGTGTTTGTTTTGCCCGGCATACGTCCGATTCTCATGGTGGTGCTATTCTGGATGTTGGCACACAATATTTTATATACGTATATTGCGCCGTTTCTCGAGCCTTCCGGACTCGGAGAACGTGTCGATCTTGTCTTGCTGGTCTTTGGTTTAGCCGCACTTGTCTCCATCTGGATTGTTGGCCTGTTAATAGACCGTAAGCTACGCATACTTGTATTGCTCAGTCTGCTCGGCTTTGCGCTGGTTTCCGTAGCACTATGGGCGGGCGCCACGACGGCATCAGTCGTTTATGCGTCTGTGGCTTTATGGGGACTTACCTTCGGCGGTGCCGCTACGCTGTTGCAAACGGCGCTTGCCGATGCAAGCGGTGAAGAAGGTGTTGATATCGTAATGCCTATTAATACCACAGTATGGAATCTAGCAATCGCTGGTGGAGGCATTGCGGGTGGTATCTTGTTAGAACTTGTTGGAGTACAGGCTTTTCCAGGAGTGCTGGTGATTCTGTTGCTTCTTGCGTTGATTATAGCGTGGAGTGCGAAGAGCTATGGCTTTCCCAGAAAACAATGA
- a CDS encoding 2-hydroxyacid dehydrogenase gives MKPYVYLTKTVPKEVQELIEESCTLGMWEGKEPISKEALYENVKEAEGLITSGISINKELLEHAPRLKVVSNYSVGYDNFDIDEMAKRNIIGTHTPFTLDDTVADLAFALILSSARRISELDRYIRKGKWHEKDAKEIFGSDVHHQTLGIIGMGRIGEAVAKRAKFGFDMEVIYHNRNRKPEAEKTYGVSYQSLDDLLASSDFVLMITPLTDETYHMIGKEEFKKMKSTAHFINVSRGNTVDEDALIEALTNGTIAGAGLDVFQKEPINEDNPLLQLENVTLAPHIGSATEIVRLNMFKQAAKNTIEVVHGRKAPNPVKELKDI, from the coding sequence ATGAAACCATATGTTTACCTTACAAAAACTGTGCCAAAAGAGGTTCAAGAGCTGATTGAAGAAAGCTGCACATTGGGAATGTGGGAAGGAAAAGAACCGATCTCTAAAGAGGCTCTTTACGAAAATGTGAAAGAGGCTGAAGGCTTAATCACTTCAGGAATATCGATTAACAAAGAGCTTTTAGAGCATGCTCCCCGCCTGAAGGTCGTCAGCAATTACTCCGTCGGCTACGATAACTTCGATATTGATGAGATGGCAAAACGAAATATTATCGGCACTCATACTCCTTTTACACTTGACGATACAGTCGCTGATCTTGCTTTTGCGTTGATCCTTTCTTCAGCACGCCGCATCAGCGAGCTCGATCGATACATACGAAAAGGGAAGTGGCATGAAAAAGATGCAAAGGAAATCTTCGGATCGGATGTACATCATCAAACGCTGGGAATCATCGGTATGGGACGGATCGGCGAAGCGGTTGCCAAGCGTGCAAAGTTCGGGTTTGACATGGAGGTGATCTACCATAATCGAAATCGGAAGCCTGAAGCAGAAAAAACTTACGGGGTCTCTTATCAATCCCTCGATGACCTGCTCGCAAGCTCGGATTTTGTATTGATGATCACGCCGCTAACCGACGAAACCTATCATATGATCGGTAAAGAAGAATTTAAGAAAATGAAATCCACCGCACATTTTATCAACGTTTCAAGAGGAAATACCGTAGATGAAGATGCCCTTATAGAAGCCCTGACAAACGGTACGATTGCTGGAGCCGGACTTGACGTCTTTCAAAAAGAGCCGATTAACGAGGATAATCCGCTCTTACAATTGGAAAACGTTACACTCGCCCCCCACATCGGATCTGCAACAGAAATCGTCAGGCTCAATATGTTTAAGCAAGCCGCTAAAAATACGATTGAAGTCGTGCACGGAAGAAAAGCGCCAAATCCGGTGAAGGAATTGAAGGATATTTAA
- a CDS encoding GNAT family N-acetyltransferase: MVEKQINLRSFETEDIKELHRWSNDPASILMVGRTPQTFEQVEKHVEKKRQNGDVLFAVENEENKLIGWVFLQNIEHEHGRAGIGILLAPEARGQGYGKYVMEKAIDIGFNQFRLNKIYLTTRGINKQAISLYEKIGFVVEGKLRKHAYVDGSYYDTYFMGILRSEWEQRNNEID, encoded by the coding sequence ATGGTTGAAAAACAAATAAATCTGCGGTCTTTTGAAACGGAAGATATTAAGGAGCTCCATCGGTGGTCAAATGATCCAGCTTCAATCTTAATGGTCGGTCGAACTCCGCAAACTTTTGAGCAAGTTGAAAAGCATGTAGAGAAAAAAAGACAAAACGGAGATGTTTTGTTTGCTGTTGAAAATGAAGAAAATAAACTAATAGGATGGGTCTTTCTTCAAAATATTGAGCATGAGCATGGAAGAGCCGGCATTGGTATTCTTCTTGCCCCTGAAGCTCGAGGTCAAGGCTATGGTAAATATGTGATGGAGAAAGCGATTGATATTGGATTTAATCAATTTCGATTAAATAAAATCTATTTAACTACAAGAGGCATTAACAAACAGGCTATTTCACTTTACGAAAAGATCGGATTTGTTGTAGAGGGAAAGTTAAGAAAACATGCTTATGTAGATGGAAGTTACTATGATACATACTTTATGGGGATTTTACGATCTGAATGGGAACAAAGAAATAATGAAATTGATTAA
- a CDS encoding sigma-G-dependent sporulation-specific acid-soluble spore protein CsgA: MDKTLGYLRESMSNYLDSDVCQKIYKKMLAKHYSNEEEFVKDLNDEEMDFLDHVLGKEIKYAQDEQDHQRSRELNEVYELLF, translated from the coding sequence ATGGATAAGACCTTAGGATATTTAAGGGAGTCAATGTCGAATTATTTGGATAGCGATGTCTGTCAGAAAATATATAAGAAGATGCTCGCGAAGCATTATTCGAATGAGGAGGAGTTCGTTAAGGATTTAAACGATGAAGAGATGGACTTTTTGGATCATGTGCTGGGAAAAGAAATCAAATACGCTCAAGACGAACAGGACCATCAACGAAGCCGGGAATTGAATGAGGTTTATGAATTGTTGTTTTAA
- a CDS encoding LOG family protein yields the protein MKTICVFAGSNPGVNEEYRTKAKDLGKYMAENGYRLVYGGSKIGLMGEIANTILENGGEVIGVMPKGLFSGEVVHRELTELIEVNGMHERKAKMSELSDGYIAMPGGFGTYEELFEVLCWAQIGIHKKPIGLYNINGYFEPMMQMVKYSIQEGFSNESHLKLIHSSSYPEELVQLMKSFTFPDLKKKWTEIG from the coding sequence ATGAAGACAATATGTGTGTTTGCAGGGTCGAACCCGGGTGTAAATGAAGAATATCGTACGAAGGCAAAAGACCTCGGAAAATACATGGCTGAGAATGGGTACAGACTTGTATACGGAGGGTCCAAAATCGGCTTGATGGGTGAAATTGCGAACACCATCTTAGAAAATGGCGGAGAGGTCATCGGGGTTATGCCTAAAGGGCTGTTCTCAGGTGAAGTGGTCCACCGCGAGCTGACAGAGCTGATCGAGGTAAACGGCATGCATGAACGCAAAGCAAAAATGAGTGAGCTATCTGACGGCTATATCGCGATGCCGGGTGGCTTTGGAACCTATGAGGAATTGTTCGAGGTGTTATGCTGGGCGCAAATCGGCATACATAAAAAACCAATCGGGCTTTACAATATTAACGGATACTTCGAGCCAATGATGCAAATGGTTAAATACAGCATTCAAGAAGGATTTTCCAATGAATCTCATCTGAAGCTGATACATTCTTCATCCTATCCAGAAGAGCTTGTCCAATTAATGAAAAGTTTCACATTTCCGGACTTGAAAAAGAAGTGGACGGAAATCGGTTAA
- a CDS encoding MurR/RpiR family transcriptional regulator: protein MQLEQLINKHYNKLNENDFYVLKYILNHKKECYQDSITELAKKCNVSRSSILRLAQKLDFSGYSEFRIFLKWEDKPVEVHNHYFESLMSDIESNIKALRNTDMEGICRLIKDADRIFVYGSGTAQTNCAKELQRSFVSERKYLSIIQDKIEFDTMFPDFKPEDLLIIISLSGETPELIPQAKLLSIRGIPFVSITNLKNNLLAQLTPYNLYATSKTVKVENDRELTAFVPFFLVGEALFRNYVDYVHGKK from the coding sequence GTGCAATTAGAACAGCTTATTAATAAGCACTACAACAAGTTAAATGAAAACGATTTCTATGTTTTAAAATACATTTTGAACCATAAAAAGGAATGCTATCAAGACAGCATTACGGAACTTGCAAAAAAGTGCAATGTTTCAAGGTCATCGATTCTTCGTTTGGCTCAGAAGCTGGATTTTAGCGGATACAGTGAATTTCGTATTTTTTTAAAATGGGAGGACAAGCCTGTCGAAGTTCATAATCACTATTTTGAAAGTTTAATGAGTGATATTGAATCCAATATCAAAGCTTTACGAAATACAGATATGGAAGGAATTTGCCGTCTAATTAAAGATGCGGATCGAATTTTTGTCTACGGATCAGGAACTGCTCAAACGAATTGCGCGAAAGAGCTTCAACGATCCTTTGTTTCAGAGCGGAAATACTTATCAATTATTCAAGATAAAATTGAATTTGATACGATGTTTCCTGATTTCAAGCCGGAAGACTTACTTATTATTATTTCTCTATCTGGAGAAACGCCGGAGCTAATCCCTCAAGCAAAACTTCTTTCGATTAGAGGGATCCCGTTTGTATCGATTACAAATTTAAAAAATAATTTGCTTGCTCAATTAACTCCGTACAATTTATATGCAACGAGTAAAACCGTTAAAGTTGAGAATGATAGAGAGCTTACTGCTTTTGTTCCGTTTTTTTTAGTTGGAGAGGCTTTGTTCAGAAACTATGTCGATTATGTTCATGGGAAAAAATAA
- the slrR gene encoding HTH-type transcriptional regulator SlrR has translation MIGKVIRIYRRRKGISINHLAEISGVSKSYLSKIERGVHVNPSVQFLKKISSTLEVELKELFDAETILHKKNTEDEEWRSELLSAVKSGMGKEELISFTNQLKNKPEKQIHTSARSLITSNLDEWRKLMIEAREIGLTVEEVRQFLKR, from the coding sequence ATGATAGGGAAAGTGATTCGAATCTATCGGAGAAGAAAAGGAATATCAATCAATCATCTTGCGGAAATATCAGGAGTTTCTAAATCCTATTTAAGCAAGATTGAACGCGGGGTTCATGTCAATCCCTCTGTACAGTTCTTAAAAAAAATCAGCTCTACCCTGGAAGTAGAACTAAAAGAATTATTTGATGCAGAAACCATTCTTCACAAAAAAAATACAGAGGATGAAGAATGGAGATCCGAACTATTATCTGCAGTCAAATCAGGAATGGGAAAAGAAGAGCTCATTTCTTTCACCAATCAATTAAAAAACAAGCCCGAAAAACAAATACATACTTCCGCAAGATCGCTTATCACTTCGAATCTGGATGAATGGAGAAAGCTAATGATAGAAGCGAGGGAAATTGGTCTTACCGTTGAAGAAGTGAGGCAATTTTTGAAACGGTGA
- the clpP gene encoding ATP-dependent Clp endopeptidase proteolytic subunit ClpP, protein MNLIPTVIEQTNRGERAYDIYSRLLKDRIIMLGSGIDDNVANSIVSQLLFLEAEDPDKDISIYINSPGGSITSGMAIYDTMQLIKPQVSTICTGMAASMGAFLLAAGEKGKRFALPNSEVMIHQPLGGAQGQATDIDIAAKRILLLRDKLNKILAERTGQPLEVIERDTDRDNFKSAEQAKEYGLIDHVLTKRESNDNNK, encoded by the coding sequence ATGAATTTAATACCTACAGTTATTGAACAAACAAATCGTGGGGAAAGAGCCTACGATATTTACTCAAGATTGTTGAAAGACCGTATCATTATGCTTGGATCAGGAATTGATGATAACGTGGCTAACTCCATTGTTTCTCAATTGTTGTTCTTAGAAGCAGAGGATCCGGACAAAGATATTTCCATTTACATTAACAGCCCTGGCGGTTCCATTACTTCCGGTATGGCAATCTATGATACAATGCAGCTTATCAAGCCGCAGGTTTCCACCATTTGTACCGGTATGGCTGCATCAATGGGTGCATTTTTGCTGGCAGCAGGTGAAAAAGGAAAACGCTTTGCCTTGCCAAACAGTGAAGTGATGATTCACCAGCCGCTAGGAGGCGCACAAGGTCAAGCCACTGATATCGATATTGCAGCAAAACGAATCTTGCTCCTTCGTGATAAATTAAACAAAATCTTAGCTGAACGGACTGGCCAGCCACTTGAAGTGATCGAGCGCGATACGGATCGTGACAACTTCAAATCTGCTGAGCAAGCGAAGGAATACGGTTTGATCGATCACGTTTTGACAAAAAGGGAATCTAACGACAATAACAAGTAA
- the glvA gene encoding maltose-6'-phosphate glucosidase — protein MMTKSFSVVIAGGGSTFTPGIVLMLLDNLDQFPIRKLKLYDNDKERQDKIAGACEIFIHEKAPEIEFLATDDPEQAFTDVDFVMAHIRVGKYAMRELDEKIPLKYGVVGQETCGPGGIAYGMRSIGGVLEIIDYMEKYSPDAWMLNYSNPAAIVAEATRRLRPDSKVLNICDMPVGIEDRMAEIAGLSSRKEMKVRYYGLNHFGWWTEIQDSEGNDLMPVLKKHIKEFGYTPNANHHPTEKSWNDTFTKARDVYATDPDVLPNTYLQYYFFPQQMAKKSNPDFTRANEVMAGREAFIFSQCQKIVEEGSSKNSEIEIDDHASYIVDLARAIAYNTGERMLLIVENNGAIENFDSTAMVEIPCIVGSNGPEPLAVGKIPQFQKGLMEQQVSVEKLVVEAWVEKSSQKLWQAIILSKTVPGADVAKAILEDLIEANREYWPQLEEKPLQPII, from the coding sequence ATGATGACAAAATCTTTTTCAGTAGTAATTGCAGGCGGTGGCAGCACGTTTACTCCTGGTATCGTTCTTATGCTTTTGGACAATCTTGACCAGTTTCCGATTCGCAAACTGAAATTATATGATAATGATAAAGAAAGGCAGGACAAAATCGCAGGAGCATGTGAGATTTTTATCCACGAAAAGGCGCCGGAAATCGAGTTTTTAGCAACTGACGATCCAGAGCAGGCTTTCACAGACGTTGACTTTGTCATGGCGCATATCCGTGTTGGAAAATACGCAATGAGGGAATTGGATGAAAAAATCCCGTTGAAATATGGTGTTGTCGGCCAGGAAACGTGCGGACCGGGCGGAATCGCTTATGGAATGCGGTCCATTGGCGGAGTTCTAGAGATCATCGACTATATGGAAAAATATTCACCAGATGCATGGATGTTAAATTACTCAAATCCAGCGGCCATTGTTGCAGAAGCAACCCGCCGCTTACGTCCTGATTCAAAGGTTCTGAACATATGTGACATGCCTGTCGGTATAGAGGATCGTATGGCTGAAATCGCTGGCCTTTCCTCCAGAAAAGAAATGAAGGTCCGGTATTACGGCTTGAACCATTTTGGCTGGTGGACGGAAATTCAAGACAGTGAAGGAAATGACTTAATGCCTGTGTTAAAAAAACATATTAAAGAATTTGGTTATACACCTAATGCAAATCATCATCCAACGGAAAAAAGCTGGAATGATACATTTACGAAGGCACGTGATGTGTATGCGACAGATCCTGACGTTCTTCCAAACACATATTTGCAATACTATTTCTTCCCGCAGCAAATGGCGAAGAAGTCCAACCCGGATTTTACAAGAGCGAATGAAGTGATGGCCGGGCGGGAAGCGTTTATTTTCTCGCAATGCCAGAAAATTGTTGAAGAAGGCAGCAGCAAAAACAGTGAGATTGAAATTGATGACCACGCTTCCTACATCGTCGATCTTGCAAGAGCGATTGCTTATAATACCGGCGAAAGAATGCTGCTGATTGTTGAAAATAACGGTGCGATCGAAAACTTTGATTCGACGGCAATGGTTGAAATTCCATGCATCGTCGGCAGTAACGGACCTGAGCCTTTGGCGGTCGGAAAAATCCCTCAGTTCCAGAAAGGATTAATGGAACAGCAGGTTTCAGTTGAAAAGCTGGTCGTTGAAGCTTGGGTAGAAAAATCTTCCCAAAAGCTCTGGCAGGCGATCATTCTGTCGAAAACGGTGCCTGGAGCTGATGTGGCAAAAGCGATTTTAGAAGATCTAATAGAAGCCAATAGAGAGTATTGGCCGCAGCTGGAAGAGAAACCTTTGCAGCCAATCATCTAA
- a CDS encoding MazG nucleotide pyrophosphohydrolase domain-containing protein, producing MQITDAEKWILSFYKQRGWTKYGPFIRTGFLMEEVGEVARAVRAYEIGRDRPDEVEQPKEKLKQELIEEMGDVIGNITLLADIYGVSLEEVIASHKEKLTKRFAEDLG from the coding sequence TTGCAAATAACAGACGCAGAAAAATGGATTCTCTCATTCTATAAACAGAGAGGCTGGACGAAGTACGGTCCTTTTATTCGGACTGGTTTTTTGATGGAAGAGGTTGGAGAAGTAGCAAGAGCCGTAAGAGCTTATGAGATTGGAAGAGACAGACCCGACGAAGTTGAACAGCCGAAGGAGAAATTAAAGCAGGAGCTGATTGAAGAAATGGGTGACGTGATCGGCAATATCACCCTTCTCGCAGATATCTATGGCGTTTCTCTGGAGGAAGTCATTGCGAGTCATAAGGAAAAGCTGACGAAACGATTTGCAGAGGATCTTGGGTAG
- a CDS encoding TetR/AcrR family transcriptional regulator gives MPRTGRPRTFNRDEAVVAAMLLFWEHGFESTSLAQLRDAMGGISAASFYAAFESKEALFCEAMDKYISTYGQVSESFRDKSISPKVAIERGLRKSARMQTEKSHPLGCLLVLSAITCSPEQKHMQDMLSEERKRVRGWIKDCIERAVANGELRDSTDIPMLVTLFETFLRGISTQARDDVPYEAIDAAITQLMSVWDALS, from the coding sequence ATGCCACGAACGGGTCGCCCCCGCACATTTAATCGTGACGAGGCTGTTGTTGCCGCGATGCTTCTGTTCTGGGAACATGGCTTTGAATCCACTTCACTTGCTCAGTTGCGCGATGCGATGGGAGGTATATCAGCCGCGAGTTTTTACGCGGCATTCGAATCCAAGGAAGCACTGTTCTGCGAAGCGATGGATAAATATATCTCAACTTATGGACAGGTTTCAGAAAGTTTCAGGGATAAAAGCATATCACCAAAAGTGGCAATTGAACGGGGATTACGGAAATCGGCACGGATGCAGACAGAGAAATCCCATCCTCTAGGTTGTCTGTTGGTTTTGTCCGCTATAACTTGTTCTCCTGAGCAAAAACACATGCAAGATATGCTCTCTGAGGAACGAAAAAGGGTCCGCGGTTGGATAAAAGATTGTATAGAACGGGCCGTAGCAAATGGTGAGTTGCGCGATTCTACGGATATCCCCATGCTGGTTACCTTGTTTGAAACATTTCTTCGGGGTATTTCTACACAAGCCCGGGACGATGTTCCATATGAGGCAATTGACGCAGCCATAACTCAACTGATGAGCGTATGGGATGCATTATCTTAG
- a CDS encoding alpha-glucoside-specific PTS transporter subunit IIBC: MMQKVQRFGSAMFVPVLLFAFAGIVVGLCALFKNQQIMGTLASPDTFWSKSWFVIEEGGWTIFRQMPLLFAIGIPIALAKKAQARACLEALTTYLTFNYFVGAILTVWGDSFGVDMSQEVGGTSGLAEIAGIKTLDTNIFGAILISSIVVYLHNRYFDKKLPDFLGIFQGSSYVVILSFFVMIPLAIVMSYVWPIVQDGIASMQVFLKGSGALGVWIYTFLERILLPTGLHHFIYTPFVFGPAVVEGGIVTYWAQHLGDFSASNQPLKELFPEGGFALHGNSKIFAIPGIALAIYVTAKKEKKKIVAGLLIPITLTSVIAGITEPIEFTFLFISPLLFLIHALLAASMSTLMYMAGVVGNMGGGLIEVMTLNWIPLFGSHGLTYIYQFAIGLSFTAIYFFIFRFLIVKLNVATPGRETDNQAETKMYSKQEYRERKNGKQNEVAASAEAPDQAALCIEALGGKENISEITNCATRLRVSVNDHSKVKSDSEFRSLGAHGVVRNGNALQIIIGLSVPQVRERIEQQLDYK; the protein is encoded by the coding sequence ATGATGCAGAAAGTTCAGCGATTTGGAAGCGCGATGTTTGTCCCTGTCCTATTGTTCGCTTTTGCAGGAATTGTCGTTGGATTATGCGCTCTTTTTAAAAATCAGCAAATCATGGGAACGTTAGCAAGCCCCGACACGTTTTGGTCGAAATCATGGTTTGTTATTGAAGAAGGGGGCTGGACGATATTCAGGCAGATGCCACTTCTGTTTGCCATCGGGATCCCGATTGCGCTTGCGAAAAAGGCACAAGCCAGAGCTTGTTTGGAAGCGCTTACCACTTATTTGACGTTTAACTACTTTGTCGGTGCGATATTAACGGTTTGGGGAGATTCTTTCGGTGTCGATATGAGCCAGGAAGTTGGAGGAACGAGCGGTCTTGCTGAGATCGCCGGGATCAAAACCCTTGATACAAATATATTTGGCGCGATCTTAATCTCTTCAATCGTCGTGTATTTGCATAACCGGTACTTTGATAAAAAGCTTCCGGATTTTCTCGGTATTTTTCAAGGATCTTCTTATGTTGTCATTCTTTCGTTTTTTGTCATGATTCCTTTAGCCATTGTAATGTCTTATGTTTGGCCGATTGTTCAGGACGGCATTGCATCCATGCAGGTGTTCTTAAAGGGATCAGGAGCCTTGGGAGTTTGGATCTATACGTTTTTGGAACGGATTCTTCTTCCGACTGGTCTGCATCATTTTATTTACACGCCTTTTGTATTTGGTCCGGCTGTCGTGGAAGGTGGAATCGTCACTTATTGGGCGCAGCACCTTGGCGATTTTTCTGCATCGAATCAGCCGCTGAAGGAGCTTTTTCCTGAAGGAGGCTTCGCTCTACATGGAAATTCAAAGATCTTCGCGATTCCAGGAATTGCTTTAGCCATTTATGTGACGGCCAAAAAAGAAAAGAAAAAAATTGTTGCCGGTCTTTTGATTCCGATTACTTTAACTTCCGTTATTGCTGGGATTACGGAGCCGATTGAGTTTACATTTCTCTTTATTTCGCCGCTATTGTTCCTCATTCATGCACTTCTGGCGGCATCCATGTCGACATTAATGTACATGGCAGGAGTTGTCGGAAATATGGGTGGCGGACTCATTGAAGTTATGACGCTGAATTGGATTCCGCTATTTGGCAGCCATGGGCTGACATACATTTACCAGTTTGCAATCGGATTATCCTTTACAGCCATTTATTTCTTCATCTTCCGCTTCTTAATCGTAAAGCTGAATGTGGCAACTCCGGGACGGGAAACAGACAATCAGGCAGAAACGAAAATGTACAGCAAACAGGAATACCGAGAAAGAAAGAACGGCAAACAAAATGAAGTCGCTGCAAGCGCGGAAGCTCCTGATCAAGCCGCTTTGTGCATAGAAGCATTGGGCGGAAAGGAAAATATTAGTGAGATCACAAACTGTGCGACAAGGCTCAGAGTGAGTGTAAACGATCATTCAAAAGTAAAATCTGATAGTGAATTCAGAAGCCTGGGCGCTCATGGAGTCGTCAGGAACGGGAACGCCCTGCAAATTATAATCGGCTTATCTGTTCCGCAGGTTAGAGAACGAATCGAACAACAATTAGATTATAAATAG